In Janthinobacterium agaricidamnosum NBRC 102515 = DSM 9628, the DNA window GCGGCCGAACGAACCGCCGCCGCCGACGCGCCGCGCGGATGCCTCGCTCAACATGGACATGGTCGTCACCGCCAGCATCAGGCACACCAAAAATTTCTTCATCTTCATTTCGTCTCCTACATTTTGATGCCAGTATGCAAAGCGGCCACACCAGCGGTCAAATTAAAATACTGGACCCTTTCGAGGCCCGCGTCTTGCATCATCGATTTCAGGGTTTCCTGATCGGGGTGCATACGGATCGACTCGGCCAGATAGCGGTAACTATCGGCATCGCCGGCGACTTTCTGGCCCAGCCACGGCAATACCGAGAACGAATACAAATCGTACGGTTTTTGCAGCGGCTTGGCCACTTTCGAGAATTCCAGTACCAGCAACTTGCCGCCGGGTTTCAGCACGCGGCGCATTTCCGCCAGCGCCTGGTCCTTGTGCGTCATATTACGCAAGCCGAACGCCACGCTGACACGGTCGAAATAGTTATCAGGAAAAGGTAATTTTTCAGCATCACACAGCAAGGTTGGGGTCAATAAGCCACGATTCAAGAGGCGATCGCGGCCAACGCGCAACATCGACTCGTTAATATCGGTCAACCAGACCTCGCCGGTCGGGCCGGCCTGCCTGGCGAATACCTTGGCCAGGTCGCCGGTGCCGCCGGCGATATCGAGCACCTTGAAGCCCGGACGCACCGCGGCGTTGGCGATGGTGAAGGTTTTCCACAGACGGTGCAAACCGGCCGACATGAAGTCGTTCATCACGTCGTACTTGGCGGCGACGGAGTGAAACACCTTGGCGACTTCGCGCACTTTGTCGTCTTCTGAAACTGTTTTGTAACCGAAATGAGTGGTATTGGTCATGATAAGCAGCCTGATTGATCTGGCTGCATTATACAAGCGGGCCGGTTCTTTTGAGCGTCTTGTTCTGGCCGCGCATCAGGAGCGCGGACCAGGCGTGAGGAGGAAGCGTGGCGAGCCACGCGACGACGATCAACGCAGTCCCCGTTCCTGAGGAGCGCCAGAACAGGGCGTATTCATCTACTGGGATAGGCTCTTAGCCGAACCGGAGCAAATAACTAGCCTGTTTTCAGGCAGCTTTGATCAATGCTGATGCCCGCAGCCATGCCCGGAAGACGCCGCCACCTGCACCGCCGCGCTGCTTTCGCGGCCGCTATCGCCAGGGTAGCCGGCCGCGTGCAGGCTGTGCACGTAGTCCAGCCACAGCTGGTCTTGCTCGGCGCCCAGCCGGTACAGGTATTCCCAGGTGTACAAGCCGGTATTGTGGCCATCGCTGAAGGTCGGCTGCACCGCGTAGTTGCCGACCGGCTCCAGGCCGGCCAGGCCGACTTCGCGCTTGCCTAATTGCAGCACTTCCTGGCCCTTGCCATGGCCGCGCACTTCGGCCGATGGCGAATACACGCGCAGCAGTTCGAACGGCAGCGAAAAAGTCGCGCCATCGTCGAACGCCACTTCCAGCACGCGTGATTTGTTGTGGATCGTCAAGCCGGTCGGCTGGGGAGTTGGTTTGCTTGCAGTCATGATTTTTTCTTTTCAGGCAGACAGACGCTGGCGGATCGCGGCCCGCAATTGCGGCACCAGCGCGCGGCGCGCGGCCAGCACGTCTGGCGGCGTTGCACGCTGCACCGGCGCCCAGCTTGGATACGGGAAATGCGCATCGTCACGATAACGCGGTATCACATGCCAATGCACGTGTGGCGTCATGTTACCAAAACTGGCGAGATTGATTTTTTCCGGCAGCATGATGTCGCGCTGGGCCAGTTCGACTTGCCACACCACGTCCATCACGTAGTTGCGTTCGCCAGCCGTCAAGTCGGTCATTTCCTTGACGTGCTTATTCCACACCACCCGGCAAAAACCGGGATAGGCGGCATCGTCGACCAGCACCACCGACAATTTTTCGCTGCGCCAGATCAAGGCCGGGCCATCTTTCGCCAGGCCGGCCAGCAGCGTGCACAAATCACAAGAGTCGCTCATACCAGCACCCGTTCGATGCCGCCGTCATTGGCGCGCTTGACGTAATCCGGCAACCAGTTCTCGCCCAGCAAGTGCTTGGCGATCTCGACCACGATGTAGTCGGCGCTGGTGCCCGAATCGTCGTTGTAGCGCGACAAGCCTTGCAGGCACGACGGGCAGCTGGTCAGGATCTTGACGTCGCCGCCAAAACCGTCGGCGCGCAGCTTGTCCGCGCCCTTGACCATTTCCTCTTCCTTGCGGAAGCGCACTTGCGTCGAAATATCCGGCCGCGTCACCGCCAGCGAACCCGATTCGCCGCAGCAGCGATCGTTTTTCTCGATCTTGATATTGTCTACCGTGCTGATCAGCGAGTTGATGGTCTTGCCCGATTCTTGCAACTTCATCGGGTTATGGCAAGGCTCGTGGTACATATAGCGGGTGCCGTTGACGCCTTCCAGCTTGACGTTTTTCTCCAGCAGATATTCATGGATATCCATGATGCGGCAGCCCGGGAAAATCTTTTCAAACTGGTAAGTCGCCAATTGGTCGTAGCAGGTGCCGCACGACACCAGCACGGTCTTGATGTCGAGGTAATTGAGCGTATTGGCCATGCGGTGGAACAGCACGCGGTTATCCGTCATCATCTTTTCTGCCTTGTCGAACTCGCCGGCGCCGCGCTGCGGATAACCGCAGCACAGATAGCCAGGCGGCAACACGGTTTGCACGCCGACTTCCCACAACATCGCTTGCGTGGCCAGCCCGACTTGCGAGAACAGCCGCTCCGAGCCGCAACCGGGGAAATAGAACACGGCTTCGGTATCGGCGGTGGTCTTGGCCGGATTGCGGATGATCGGGATCACCTTGTCGTCTTCGATATCGAGCAAGGCGCGCGCGGTTTTCTTCGGCAAGTTACCCGGCATTTTCTTGTTGATGAAATGAATCACCTGGGCCTTGACGGGTGGCTTGCCGGTCGATGGCGGCGGCGCCTTGGTCTGTTTCTTGGCGAATTTCTTCAGCAAGTCATTCCCCAGCCGCTGCGCCTTGTAACCCCAGCCGATCATGACCTTGCGGGTGGCGTTGATGGTCACCGGATCGGTGGCGTTCAAGAACAGCATGGTCGCCTTGGTGCCGGGATTAAAGCTTTTCTTGTCCATCTTGCGCAGCAAGTTGCGCATATTCATCGACACATCGCCGAAATCGATATTCACCGGGCACGGCGTCACGCATTTGTGGCACACGGTGCAATGGTCGGCGACGTCCTCGAACTCTTCCCAGTGCTTGATCGAAATGCCGCGCCGGGTTTGTTCTTCATACAGGAAGGCTTCGATCAGCGACGAGGTCGCCAAAATCTTGTCGCGCGGCGAATACAGCAAGTTGGCGCGCGGCACGTGGGTCGAACATACCGGTTTGCATTTACCGCAACGCAAGCAATCCTTGACGCTGTCGGCGATCGCGCCGATATCGCTTTGCTGCATGATCAGCGATTCATGGCCCATCAAGCCGAACGATGGCGTGTAGGCATTGCGCAAGTCGGCGCCCATGCCTTCCAGGTTCAGCAATTTACCCTTGTTGAAGCGGCCTTCCGGATCGATGCGCTGCTTGTAGCTGCGAAATTCGCCGATTTCATCCTCGGTCAGGAATTCCAGCTTGGTGATGCCGATGCCATGCTCGCCCGAAATGACGCCATTCAGCGAACGGGCCAGCACCATGATGCGCGCCACGGCTTCATGCGCGTCTTGCAGCATTTCATAATTGTCCGAATTGACCGGCAAGTTGGTGTGCACATTGCCGTCGCCGGCATGCATGTGCAGCGCGACGAACACGCGCGAACGCAAGATGCGCGCATGGATCGCAGTCGCTTCGTCGAGGATCAGCTTGAATGCCGCGCCGTTGAAAATTTGCCGCAAATGGGCGCGGATTTCCTGCTTCCAGGTAATGCGCACGGTGCGGTCCTGCACCACGTCGAACAACGTCGCGTCGGGCTGCTGCGCCAAGCGGGCCTCGAATACCGGCCCCAGCCGTTCCAGGCCCAGTTGTGCCAGTTGCTCCTTGACGGCGTGCAGCGGCTGGTCCAGTTGCGCCAGCACATAGGTCCAGCGCGCCGTTACCTGTTCCAGCAGCGCACTGGCCTGATGCACCCGGTCGCCGAGCATTTCCGCATCGTCGACGCGGTCGTCGGACGCATCGTCGCTCTTGCCGACTGGCAGGTTGCCAGCGGCAAAAAAATCGCTCAAGGCATGCGCCAGTTGCAGCTTGTTCTTGATCGACAATTCGATATTGATACGCTCGATGCCGTCGGTGTATTCGCCCATGCGATTGAGCGGGATCACCACGTCTTCATTGATCTTGAACGCATTGGTATGCTTGGCGATCGCCGCCGTGCGGGCACGGTCCAGCCAGAATTTCTTGCGCGCTTCCGGGCTGACGGCGACAAAACCTTCGCCGACCCGCGTGTTGGCAATGCGCACGACTTCCGACGCGGCTTGCGCGACAGCGTTTTCATCGTCGCCGACGATATCGCCGAACAAGGCCATCTTCGGCAGCACGCCCCGTTTCGACTTGGTGGCGTAACCGACGGCGCGCAAATAACGCTCGTCCAGATGTTCCAGCCCGGCCAGGCGGATGGTGCTGAATTGCTCGCCCTTGGCCGGCAAGCCGTCCAGGTAATCCTTGATTTCGACGATAGACGGGATCGCATCGCGCGCCTGGCCAAAGAATTCCAGGCAGACGGTGCGGGCGAATTTCGGCATCTTGTGCAAGATCCAGCGCGCCGACGTGATCAAGCCGTCGCAACCCTCTTTCTGGATGCCCGGCAAGCCGGCCAGGAATTTGTCGGTGACATCCTTGCCCAGGCCTTCCTTGCGGAATTTGCGGCCCGGAATTTCCAGGATCTCGGTCTTGAAGGGCGCGTTCGGCTTGCCGACGTCGCGGGTGCTCGGGTGGCGCCATTCCAGCTTGAAACGCGCCAGCGCGATATCGTGGATCTTGCCCAGGTTATGGTCGAGCCGCGTCACGTCCAGCCAGTCGCCATTCGGGTCCACCATGCGCCACGACGCCAGGTTATCCAGCGCGGTGCCCCACAGCACGGCCTTTTTCCCGCCAGCATTCATCGCGACGTTGCCGCCGATACACGATGCATGGGCCGAGGTCGGATCGACGGCAAACACGAAGCCGGCCCGCTCGGCCGCTTCCGACACCTTGTTGGTGATCACGCCGGCGCCCGAGTGTATCGTCGCGTATTCGTGATCCAGTCCCGGCAGCACAGTCATTTCGACGGCGCCCAGCGTGATCAGTTTTTCGGTATTGATCACCGCCGACAGCGGCGTCAGCGGAATCGCGCCGCCGGTGTAGCCGGTGCCGCCGCCGCGCGGGATGATCGTCAATCCCAATTCGATACAGCCCTTGACCAGGCCGGCCATTTCTTCTTCGGTATCCGGCGTCAGCACGACGAACGGATACTCGACGCGCCAGTCGGTGGCGTCGGTGACGTGCGCCACGCGCGACATGCCGTCGAACTTGATATTGTGTTTTTCGGTGTAGCGGCCCAGCACCTTGACGGTGCGCTTGCGCAAGTCGTAGGTCTTGCGGAATTCTTCGCCGAAATCGGCCACCGCCTTGCTGGCCGCTTTCAGCAACGCTTCCACATTGGCGCTGCGCTGCGCCGTGTCGGCCGCCGCATTGGCCACCTCATCGCTAACGGCGTCAGCCGCGCTGTCGACCGTCAGGCGGCGCTTGTCGACTTCGGACAAACGGTGCTGCAAGGCGTCGATCAGCCCCTGGCGGCGCTTCGGATTGTCGAGCAAGTCGTCTTGCAGATAGGGATTGCGGCGCACCACCCAGATATCGCCCAGCACTTCATACAGCATGCGCGCCGAACGTCCGGTTTGACGGGAACCGCGCAAAACGTCGAGCAAGCGCCAGGAGTCCTCCCCCAACAGCCGTATCACGATCTCACGATCGGAAAACGAGGTGTAGTTATAAGGGATTTCGCGCAGCCGTGTCGCTGCGGGACCATTTGGCGTTTCAGCCAGCAAAGCTTTGATGTGTGCGGGGGCGTTCATTGTTTGTGGTGACGAAGTTGACAGACCCTAAAGAGAACCCATTCTAGCTTATTGCGCCGCACCATGCCGTAACAGCCTTATAGGGCCGAAGGATAAAAGCAGGCCGACATAGCCATGACTCGTATGGGAAAAAGTCATTTTATGCAAATTTTAAATGCCGGGGGCGGTCATTTTAATAAAAATCTGCCAAGACAATAAAACTTTGCAAAATAATCAACTTTATCTGTTTCAAGCCAGCCAATCGCCGATGCGTTGCCATGCGCCGTCAGGAACATACAGCAGCAAGGTGGTCATCGTCAGATAGCGCACCAGTTTGCCGACAGCCATGTAGACGACGCTGGGCCAGAACGGCAGCTTGAGCCAGCCGGCCAGCGTGCATAGCGGATCGCCGATGCCGGGCAGCCAGGCCAGCAGCATGGTTTTCGGGCCGTAGCGCGCCAGCCAGCGGAACCAGCGCGTCTCGCGCTCCCTGGCAAACGCCTGCTTGGCGCGGTAGCCCATCCAGTAATCGACGGCGCCGCCCAGCGTATTGCCGACCGTGGCCACCGCGATCACGGCCCAGTACAGCGAGGGATTGGCCTTGATCACGGCGAAGACCGCGGGCTCCGAGCCCAAAGGCAACA includes these proteins:
- the ubiE gene encoding bifunctional demethylmenaquinone methyltransferase/2-methoxy-6-polyprenyl-1,4-benzoquinol methylase UbiE, with translation MTNTTHFGYKTVSEDDKVREVAKVFHSVAAKYDVMNDFMSAGLHRLWKTFTIANAAVRPGFKVLDIAGGTGDLAKVFARQAGPTGEVWLTDINESMLRVGRDRLLNRGLLTPTLLCDAEKLPFPDNYFDRVSVAFGLRNMTHKDQALAEMRRVLKPGGKLLVLEFSKVAKPLQKPYDLYSFSVLPWLGQKVAGDADSYRYLAESIRMHPDQETLKSMMQDAGLERVQYFNLTAGVAALHTGIKM
- a CDS encoding gamma-butyrobetaine hydroxylase-like domain-containing protein, with the translated sequence MTASKPTPQPTGLTIHNKSRVLEVAFDDGATFSLPFELLRVYSPSAEVRGHGKGQEVLQLGKREVGLAGLEPVGNYAVQPTFSDGHNTGLYTWEYLYRLGAEQDQLWLDYVHSLHAAGYPGDSGRESSAAVQVAASSGHGCGHQH
- a CDS encoding HIT family protein — its product is MSDSCDLCTLLAGLAKDGPALIWRSEKLSVVLVDDAAYPGFCRVVWNKHVKEMTDLTAGERNYVMDVVWQVELAQRDIMLPEKINLASFGNMTPHVHWHVIPRYRDDAHFPYPSWAPVQRATPPDVLAARRALVPQLRAAIRQRLSA
- a CDS encoding DUF3683 domain-containing protein translates to MNAPAHIKALLAETPNGPAATRLREIPYNYTSFSDREIVIRLLGEDSWRLLDVLRGSRQTGRSARMLYEVLGDIWVVRRNPYLQDDLLDNPKRRQGLIDALQHRLSEVDKRRLTVDSAADAVSDEVANAAADTAQRSANVEALLKAASKAVADFGEEFRKTYDLRKRTVKVLGRYTEKHNIKFDGMSRVAHVTDATDWRVEYPFVVLTPDTEEEMAGLVKGCIELGLTIIPRGGGTGYTGGAIPLTPLSAVINTEKLITLGAVEMTVLPGLDHEYATIHSGAGVITNKVSEAAERAGFVFAVDPTSAHASCIGGNVAMNAGGKKAVLWGTALDNLASWRMVDPNGDWLDVTRLDHNLGKIHDIALARFKLEWRHPSTRDVGKPNAPFKTEILEIPGRKFRKEGLGKDVTDKFLAGLPGIQKEGCDGLITSARWILHKMPKFARTVCLEFFGQARDAIPSIVEIKDYLDGLPAKGEQFSTIRLAGLEHLDERYLRAVGYATKSKRGVLPKMALFGDIVGDDENAVAQAASEVVRIANTRVGEGFVAVSPEARKKFWLDRARTAAIAKHTNAFKINEDVVIPLNRMGEYTDGIERINIELSIKNKLQLAHALSDFFAAGNLPVGKSDDASDDRVDDAEMLGDRVHQASALLEQVTARWTYVLAQLDQPLHAVKEQLAQLGLERLGPVFEARLAQQPDATLFDVVQDRTVRITWKQEIRAHLRQIFNGAAFKLILDEATAIHARILRSRVFVALHMHAGDGNVHTNLPVNSDNYEMLQDAHEAVARIMVLARSLNGVISGEHGIGITKLEFLTEDEIGEFRSYKQRIDPEGRFNKGKLLNLEGMGADLRNAYTPSFGLMGHESLIMQQSDIGAIADSVKDCLRCGKCKPVCSTHVPRANLLYSPRDKILATSSLIEAFLYEEQTRRGISIKHWEEFEDVADHCTVCHKCVTPCPVNIDFGDVSMNMRNLLRKMDKKSFNPGTKATMLFLNATDPVTINATRKVMIGWGYKAQRLGNDLLKKFAKKQTKAPPPSTGKPPVKAQVIHFINKKMPGNLPKKTARALLDIEDDKVIPIIRNPAKTTADTEAVFYFPGCGSERLFSQVGLATQAMLWEVGVQTVLPPGYLCCGYPQRGAGEFDKAEKMMTDNRVLFHRMANTLNYLDIKTVLVSCGTCYDQLATYQFEKIFPGCRIMDIHEYLLEKNVKLEGVNGTRYMYHEPCHNPMKLQESGKTINSLISTVDNIKIEKNDRCCGESGSLAVTRPDISTQVRFRKEEEMVKGADKLRADGFGGDVKILTSCPSCLQGLSRYNDDSGTSADYIVVEIAKHLLGENWLPDYVKRANDGGIERVLV
- a CDS encoding YqaA family protein; its protein translation is MIESAIAWLLHLIAAPEVGLTSVFIISFISATLLPLGSEPAVFAVIKANPSLYWAVIAVATVGNTLGGAVDYWMGYRAKQAFARERETRWFRWLARYGPKTMLLAWLPGIGDPLCTLAGWLKLPFWPSVVYMAVGKLVRYLTMTTLLLYVPDGAWQRIGDWLA